In Lodderomyces elongisporus chromosome 1, complete sequence, the DNA window GCAGCATACGTGTACACCACCACATTGGATTTGGGGTTGAGGTGGTTGATCAATAATGGAACCGTGGTTAAAAGCTGTTCTTTGGTCAATTGATTTCTAAATGTGAAAATATACTTGATAGCATCAACCTGTAAGATTGGATGAACATTGGAGGACTCGAGATCATGGGCAATATTGATGGAGAAAAATttaacaacatcaacaagaaCATTTGTTGAAGTAACACCAATGTTTGTTAGGTTTCCTTTCGTAGCCAAGGAACTGAAAAGATATATAGCTGTGTCCTTATTCTTCCAGTCACCACTTGTGGAATGACTaagaaattgatcaacGTATTTCATCACCGTTGTTGTTAATAATTCACTGTTGAGTTCTTTTAATTCTCTCAAAAAATCTGTGGCACTTTTCCTTCTCGAGTCAAAGTCAGAACCTTCGAGATCAGACCTTACATAAAGTATAGGCTCGTCTTCAAacatttcttcatcattctCGCGGAGCATAACATTTGGAAGAATGATCTTTTCAATGATTTCATTAACCGATTGTTCGCTTTGGAAAACTCCTTGGTATTGTGGGATTTTAACCACTGAGGTGAGAAATTGTAGAGCCTTAACAACAAGTAAATCAAACTTTGGCTGTCTTGTGACAAAGTTGTTGATTAATTCCCATACAGACGTAATGAACGTTTGTATAAGTGGTTCAAATACATCGGCATATCTAGTAACGTATAAAGATAGTAATTCAATAATAGACGTTTTCAACTTTATCAAAACGtcaacttcttcatcttcatccttTTTTAGCAAGAGGGGGTTATCATACACCAAGTATTTGTGAATGATTGCCATTAATTCGTTCATGTGGTCCTCAAAAAACTCTGGGATATCTTGGCAATTGAAATCGTAATATATTTGCACTAAAAGCAATAAGTTTTCAAAGTATATGATCAATTGTGCCTCATTGTCTTTCAGCTTCTCAATCAATTGATCAAGCTCAATAAATAATTTTAAAAATGGTTCAACGAATTTGTCCAATACCAATTTGATCTCCAAGAATAAATCATCTGATCTAAACAATGGTCTCCATTTCTTGAATATCGAGTGTGACACAAGCAAAATGGCTTTGTTGTTTACAAAGTCGGTCAATGATAATTTCTGCACAAGGATATCTATTAAATCCGGCCAATTTTGAGGGAAATCAGATTCTGCAATTAAGGTGATGGCTTCTCCAATCTGaatttgtaattgattTGGTAACTTTATCATTACATCGATAATCTCGGACTTGATCTTTTGGATATCTTCTAGGGGCAAAAGATAATTTTGGCCATCTTCAGTGATCCATTTGCGTTTCACCAAATTTTTAAAGTATAGTGCACCAGCCAAGCGCACAGGCATTGCTAGATTGGTAGATGCGATGATGTGTAGTAAATTGATCGAAAAGCCAGGCtcgttttcaatttgtttcaatattttttccGCATCTTTGGAGTATTGTGGAATCAAAGATTGTTCAAGGATCTTGGGGATGGCCTCTAAAGTGTTTTGAGCTGACATATTCACAAAaacttctctttttctttttctttttcgttctttctttcttttttaatctaGTCTATGACTTTGAGTAAAGTTATTTATAGGTTTATGTATTAGATAGTATGGGAAATGTTTCTttaccagtaactcaattGACAGTGCAAAAAGATAAGAACCAGAAATGGCGAGTTAAAGATTTGTTTTGGTAAATGgtaatgcaaatgcaagatgacaaagcaaaaatggagtactaaaaaaaaaggagaacaCTGATAAATTCGTATTTGTGagatttttttctttttcttttttttgtttgtttatatgtttgtttgtttgttgtttgttgttttggttttgatgtTCTTTTTAAATATGTTTTTCGCTTTTGttttagttgttgttgctgttgttgttgatgatgatgatgacgggggaggggggggagAGAAGATGGTTTTAGTTACTTTTcttgaagagaaaaagtttGGCAAccagaaaaataaataaactgAGAAAACTGAGAAACCTAagaaaatttggaaaacaaagaaaaaaaaggaagcaaaaaagaaagcaattgcaaaaggTTGATATGAAATTTCGGTGAACGCGACCGAGAGCGCGTGCGAGAATGAGACGGAAATACAAGATGACGACGTAGAAGAAGAGACTCATATAAATCTAAAGTAGAGAAATACcgaaaaaaatgatgaatCGAGATAAATTCAGGATAAATTCAGGATAAATAAACAATGCAGATCTTTATACATCTACTCTATAATGGTATGGTTTTAGTCAATGATTGCAAGAAAAGCCCACTCtcagacaaaaaaaaaagaagaaaacaaaaactcaTCAAGATCGCTTTAAATACACCATCgatgtttttttgtcaccctctctttttctctctctttctctctctctatatatatttatatgaaagtccaaaaaaaaaaaatgaaaaaaaaatt includes these proteins:
- the CSE1 gene encoding importin-alpha export receptor (BUSCO:EOG09260OQ8); the encoded protein is MSAQNTLEAIPKILEQSLIPQYSKDAEKILKQIENEPGFSINLLHIIASTNLAMPVRLAGALYFKNLVKRKWITEDGQNYLLPLEDIQKIKSEIIDVMIKLPNQLQIQIGEAITLIAESDFPQNWPDLIDILVQKLSLTDFVNNKAILLVSHSIFKKWRPLFRSDDLFLEIKLVLDKFVEPFLKLFIELDQLIEKSKDNEAQLIIYFENLLLLVQIYYDFNCQDIPEFFEDHMNELMAIIHKYLVYDNPLLLKKDEDEEVDVLIKLKTSIIELLSLYVTRYADVFEPLIQTFITSVWELINNFVTRQPKFDLLVVKALQFLTSVVKIPQYQGVFQSEQSVNEIIEKIILPNVMLRENDEEMFEDEPILYVRSDLEGSDFDSRRKSATDFLRELKELNSELLTTTVMKYVDQFLSHSTSGDWKNKDTAIYLFSSLATKGNLTNIGVTSTNVLVDVVKFFSINIAHDLESSNVHPILQVDAIKYIFTFRNQLTKEQLLTTVPLLINHLNPKSNVVVYTYAAITIEKLLAMTNFSQNHQPVFNKNDIQPFVMQLLTNLFNLILLNSNTSPEKLAENEFLIKCIMRILNTCEDTFTERMVIVDQLLQILKITAKNPSNPKFSHYIFESLGLLIKFGVSQDATNINQYIEHIIPGLLSILGEDVQEFVPYSFQILAYLLENYPKASGLPETYKTLIQPLMSPSVWQFKGNVPGITRLLISILEHDPSYFVAANHLTPLLGVFQNLLASKVNDVYGFDLIQSILLNVPLQSLQPYMSNIARLMLTRLQKSRTDKYVKRFVVFLNLLTTANLSDAKFLNSDALSGGSFIIQLIDSVQPNLFAQIYQTFILPTSSVLANLQDKKIVNIGVSVLLTNASFASSYSNMIVPTIERLVKNLETYEGISKGSASNHNGPLSTTFSAIGGGSGTINDLDADFASFGSNYSRLVSITNQPYDPLSQIKTNDFSVIKSTILSNIKKVDITFLQQLNPETQESLKKLGF